A window from Amblyomma americanum isolate KBUSLIRL-KWMA chromosome 7, ASM5285725v1, whole genome shotgun sequence encodes these proteins:
- the LOC144096713 gene encoding uncharacterized protein LOC144096713: MLTRSRSSQEGSKHGFGAAVAESLLENMAQLSLVPPHFRRQKCPVCQKTLVDRDALTRHLRVVHSGKKPHECSMCPAAFARAESLRAHRRTHTGEKPHTCHICDASFTQRTPLRRHLRVHAGEKPYTCPFCPSAFVDPHTLLLHKRTHTGERPHECHVCHKRFAQSSTLSIHMRTHSGDRPFACSACPAAFRDSKTRDNHMRTHTGEKPFGCTLCNYRFSQQANLVRHMRTHTGEKSHSCDLCPAAFACKQALDAHRRSHMGEKPLKCSMCPAAFAHPQNLHTHERTHSKLVTCPMCDKKFSVGTRVRCHMRTHMGEKPFECSICNKRLARRSNLAYHMRSKHALQNASSESASAPEVTTVIAHS; this comes from the coding sequence ATGCTGACTCGATCGCGGTCCTCCCAGGAGGGCTCCAAGCATGGCTTTGGCGCCGCGGTTGCagagtccctgttggagaatatgGCCCAGCTGAGCTTGGTCCCACCCCACTTTAGGCGACAGAAATGCCCCGTCTGCCAGAAAACACTGGTCGACAGGGATGCGCTGACACGCCACTTACGGGTGGTGCACTCCGGCAAGAAGCCTCACGAGTGCTCCATGTGTCCGGCGGCCTTCGCCAGGGCCGAATCGCTGAGGGCTCACCGGCGGACGCACACTGGCGAGAAACCGCACACCTGCCACATCTGCGACGCGTCGTTCACGCAGCGCACACCGCTGCGACGTCATTTGCGCGTCCATGCGGGCGAGAAGCCGTACACGTGCCCCTTCTGTCCATCAGCGTTTGTGGACCCGCACACGCTGCTATTGCATAAGCGGACGCACACGGGCGAGAGGCCCCATGAGTGCCACGTATGCCACAAGAGATTCGCCCAAAGCTCCACCCTGAGCATCCACATGCGCACCCATTCAGGCGACAGGCCGTTTGCATGCAGCGCCTGTCCGGCGGCGTTCAGGGACAGTAAGACACGCGACAACCACATGCGGACGCACACGGGTGAGAAGCCCTTCGGATGCACCCTGTGCAACTACAGGTTCTCCCAGCAAGCAAACCTCGTACGCCACATGCGCACGCACACAGGTGAAAAGTCGCACAGTTGCGACCTGTGCCCTGCAGCGTTCGCTTGCAAGCAGGCGCTGGATGCCCACAGGCGGTCGCACATGGGGGAGAAGCCGCTCAAGTGCAGCATGTGCCCGGCAGCGTTCGCCCATCCGCAGAACCTGCACACCCACGAGAGGACTCACAGCAAGCTGGTCACTTGCCCCATGTGTGACAAGAAATTCTCCGTCGGAACGCGAGTGCGGTGCCACATGCGGACCCACATGGGCGAGAAACCGTTCGAGTGCAGCATCTGCAATAAACGGCTCGCCAGGAGGTCCAACCTGGCCTACCACATGCGATCCAAACATGCGCTCCAAAACGCGTCTAGTGAAAGTGCAAGTGCTCCTGAGGTCACGACTGTAATCGCGCATTCGTAG